From the genome of Pyxidicoccus xibeiensis:
TCCCGGACGTGCGGGGGGGATGCAACCCGAGGTGGCGCGGGTGCTCGACGCCTGCTCGCCTCACGGCCGGGCGGGGCGGACCTCGCTTCGGCCCGGGCGGGCCCGCTCGGCGCCCGGACGCGCGCCCGGGGACCCGGCCGGATGCCGGCGCGAGGCGCGACAGGCCGACGGCGCCCGGGCCTCGCAGCGATGTGGGCCGGCGGCGTTGGCGTGGGCGCGTTGCGGTGCCAGGGGCCCCCTGGTTAGGGTTGCTCCGTGGCTGCTCCCGCTCCCCAGCCTTCCGCCCCGCTGACCGCCGAACACCGGGCCAAGGTGTTCAAGGCGCTGGCCGACCCGTGCCGCGTCCGCATCGTGGAGATGCTGGCGCACCAGGGAGACCTGTGCGGCAACCAGCTCGCGGAGGCCATGGGGGTGAGTGCTGCCCTCCTGTCCCACCACGGGAAGGTGCTGGAGGGCGCGGGCCTCATCTCCAAGCGGAAGGACGGGCCTCATGCCTACTGCGTCCTCAACCGCGAGCTGCTCGCCGAGGCCATCCGCGGCCTCGTGGACTGAGCGCCCGACACTCAAACATTCATTTGAATGTTTGAACGCCCCTCATTACTTCAGGCGTCATCGACTCTTTCCCTCGCGGGAGGTGCTCCATGTCGCAGCCCCTGTTCACTCCGGTGACCGTTGGTTCCCTGAAGCTTCCGCATCGCATCGTCATGGCGCCCATGACGCGCAACCGGGCGGGGCCGGAGCAGGTGCCCACGCCGCTGATGGCGGAGTACTACGCGCAGCGGGCGTCGGCGGCGCTCATCATCACCGAGGCCACCCAGGCGTCGCTCCACAGCTACGGCTACCCGAATACGCCGGGCATCCACACGGACGCGCAGGTGGAGGGCTGGCGGCGCGTCACGGACGCCGTGCACGCGCGCGGTGGCCGCATGTTCCTCCAGGTCTGGCACGTGGGGCGCATCTCCCACCCGGTGATGCTGCCGGGCGGGGCGCAGCCGGTGGCGCCGTCCGCCATCGCCGCGAAGGGCACGCTGTACACGACGCAGGGGCCGAGGGAGTTCGTCACGCCGAGGGAGCTGGCGCTGGAGGAGCTTCCGGGCCTCGTGCAGTACTTCGCCGAGGCCGCGCGCCGGGCGAAGGAGGCGGGGTTCGACGGCGTGGAGGTGCACGGGGCGAACGGCTACCTGCTGGACCAGTTCCTGAGGGATGGCAGCAACCACCGCACGGACGCGTACGGCGGCACCGTGGAGAAGCGCGCGCGCCTCCTGTTGGAGGCGACGGAGGCCGTCATCGGCGTGCTGGGCGCGGACCGGGTGGGCGTGCGGCTGTCGCCCACCAATCCGTTCAACAGCATGTCGGACTCGGACCCGGCGGCGACGTTCGGCTACGCGGCCGGGGCGCTGGACAAGCTGGGGCTGGCCTACCTTCATGTGATGGAGCCGGCGCCGGGGCTCGACATGCCGCCGGGGACGACGCGGGTGCTGCCGCTGCTGCGTGAGCGCTTCCGGGGGCCGCTGATGGTCAACGGTGGCTTCACGCCCGAGAGCGCCAACGCCATCATCACCGCGGGGATGGCGGACCTGGTGTCCTTCGGCGCGCCCTTCCTGGCCAACCCGGACCTGCCCGAGCGCTTCCAGAAGGGCGCTTCGCTCAACCCGGCGGACCCGTCCACCTTCTACGGCGGCGACGCGCGCGGCTACACGGACTACCCGGCCCTGGCGGCCTGAGTCCTGGGGCCTGGAGCCCGTGTCAAGCCTGGGTGGCCGTCACCCAGACGCCGGGGCGCGGGCGCAGGGTGATGGCCGGCGCGGGCGCGAGGTCGTGGCCCGGCGCCAGGTCCAGCCGCACGCGCTGGAGCAGCGTGGCCAGCACCAGCACCAGCTCCATCATCGCGAACTGGTTGCCGATGCACTGGCGAGGCCCGCCTCCGAACGGGAAGAAGGTGAAGCGCGGCCGCTCGCGCTCGTGCTCGGGCAGGAAGCGGTCCGGGTCGAACTTCTCGGGCGCTTCCCAGAGGCGCGGGTGGCGGTGCGTCACCCAGGGCACCAGCAGCACGTAGGAGCCCCGGGGGATGCGGAAGCCGCACACGACGTCGTCCTGGATGGCGTTGCGGGAGAAAATCCACGCGGGAGGGTAGAGGCGCAGCGACTCGTCCACCACGCGGCGGGTGAGCGCGAGCCTTGGCAGGTCCTCCACCGTGGGGTTGCGGCCCGCCAGCTCCCGGGCGAGCTCCGCCTCC
Proteins encoded in this window:
- a CDS encoding alkene reductase, which gives rise to MSQPLFTPVTVGSLKLPHRIVMAPMTRNRAGPEQVPTPLMAEYYAQRASAALIITEATQASLHSYGYPNTPGIHTDAQVEGWRRVTDAVHARGGRMFLQVWHVGRISHPVMLPGGAQPVAPSAIAAKGTLYTTQGPREFVTPRELALEELPGLVQYFAEAARRAKEAGFDGVEVHGANGYLLDQFLRDGSNHRTDAYGGTVEKRARLLLEATEAVIGVLGADRVGVRLSPTNPFNSMSDSDPAATFGYAAGALDKLGLAYLHVMEPAPGLDMPPGTTRVLPLLRERFRGPLMVNGGFTPESANAIITAGMADLVSFGAPFLANPDLPERFQKGASLNPADPSTFYGGDARGYTDYPALAA
- a CDS encoding ArsR/SmtB family transcription factor, whose translation is MAAPAPQPSAPLTAEHRAKVFKALADPCRVRIVEMLAHQGDLCGNQLAEAMGVSAALLSHHGKVLEGAGLISKRKDGPHAYCVLNRELLAEAIRGLVD